Part of the Pseudomonas baltica genome is shown below.
TAGGGTGAAGGTGATACCGGCGCGATGGAACAGCAGGTCGGCTTCACGCCGCCGTTGGGCCAGAAGGTCGTCAGGCGTGTCGGCAAGCCAGCGTGCGAACTCGCGATAATGCGGGCGGACATTGCCGTCGGCATCGTACATCTCATCATAATTGGTGCGGCTCATGCCGTACTCCTTGTCACCCGGACACAAGAACCATCGCAAGGCCCGTGCCATCGGCATAAACGCTTGAAAATCAACCCTTTGGAGCCAAGCGCCAAATGCCTCGCACCAAAGCTGTGCGGCAAACGCTCCAATGGAATCGCCAACGCTTCATCACGATGCAGCCCATCGATTATGACCAGCTTAGCCGGTAGAGAATTCATTGGCATAAGGATGACTGTTTTACTGCGTGTGACCGGCAATCCTTGCAGGTGAACGCACTTAGCAGAACTGCCAGATGCGTCGCTGTATTTTTTGACGCCGAAGGCGTCGGGTGTTGCCAAAAGGGGCGAGTGTCGCCACCCGCCCCTTTTCGAGGACCTGCCTGAGTCAAGCGTGCTGCCGCTTGATTTCGTGCTTGACTCCCCAGCCTTCCACCTCGCCCCCCAGTGGCTCTATCAAGGTTTCGAGTTCTTGTTCGAACTCACCGATCCCACCATAAGTCGCGTACATCACCTTGCTCAGCTCCAATCCCCAGCCGCCGTCGTCACGCTCGCAGACCTGCGCGTTGAGCGACTCGCCCTGGAACTTGCCGGCAGCCACCCGCGCACGGTCTTCGTCGGGGAAGACCGCGTAGAACTCGATGGGATGGATACGGGCGAAATCGAAGCCGCCTTCCTTCATGCGGCGCAGTACGGAGATGCTGATGTCTTCTTGATAGGCTGTGCTCATGGATCGTCCTCCTCAGATTGATGGATAGACTTTCAGTGTTCCAGGACCTCCCTTCTTGATAAGCGGGTTGGACAGCGCAACGCAAACGGTCACCTGGGAACAGCATGTAGCGAACAGACAGACCGTAGCGAACAGGACATTCGCCAGGGCCTGAGTTGCAGAGTAACGCGAAGGGCAACGGTGTACCAGTGGGTCTTTCAGGCAGCCGCTGTGATGGAAATGATCTTCACCCCGCCATGTTCCTCGAGCGAACGTTCGGTGGGCTTGTCGACCCGCCCTTCGAAATCGTTGAGGTTGGCTTTGTCGATCACCGGGAACAATTGCGCACGAATCAGCACCGCAGCATCTTCCCTGCTGGGCTCCTGATCCTTGCTCACCGTAATGCTGGTGGGCATGCCGGTTTGATCGATGAAGTTGATCACCCACTCTTTCATTGGTATCTCCTCAGCTGATGGCACAAGAAGCTGTGTGATACGTGCTTGTGGAGCAGTAGACCGGATGGGGTTGGCAATCGTTCAGCGCGATTGCGATGCGCAAAACAACTGTGGGAGCGGGCACGGCCCGCGAAGCCTTTGAAAGCTTCACGGGCAGCGCCCGCTCCCACAAGGGGTTGCGCTGGATCAGTTGTCCTTGGCGGCCTTTTCGGCACCGGCACGGTTATCGATCAGCGCTTGGGTGGCGGTCTGGATAAAGGCATCCAGGCGCTGGCGCAGGTCGGCCTTGTCGGCGGCATCAGGGTCGCCATCCGGGATCGCCTCGGCGCTGAACTGACGGCCCAGCTGATAGTGATACAGCTTGGG
Proteins encoded:
- a CDS encoding ribonuclease E inhibitor RraB, encoding MSTAYQEDISISVLRRMKEGGFDFARIHPIEFYAVFPDEDRARVAAGKFQGESLNAQVCERDDGGWGLELSKVMYATYGGIGEFEQELETLIEPLGGEVEGWGVKHEIKRQHA